The following proteins are co-located in the Dehalococcoides mccartyi 195 genome:
- the greA gene encoding transcription elongation factor GreA, translating to MQNSGINLDEALNQYLSDNSHKKINQNSLVHFTRWCGKDKLVCRLTAIEVSRYPECISSSDKEISAKLQSIRAFLTYLNEQGWVDYNLSSHIKIKKLASRKSASRASQTVVEKIPMTASGYKKLEDELSTLKVKRIDVIEEMRLAAMDKDMRENAPYHAAKEQRGQIEGRIKEIEHELKYADVSEYTDTNTSKVNMGSTVKLRDPKNGECCTYTLVSPKEIEPLKGKISASSPIGKAVFNRNKGEQIEIEVPSGTLQYIIEDISF from the coding sequence ATGCAAAACAGCGGCATTAACCTTGATGAAGCATTAAACCAATACCTTAGCGATAACAGCCACAAAAAGATAAATCAGAACTCGCTGGTTCACTTTACCCGCTGGTGCGGCAAAGACAAGCTAGTCTGCCGCCTGACCGCTATTGAGGTATCCCGCTACCCTGAGTGTATCTCATCTTCTGACAAGGAAATATCCGCCAAACTCCAGTCCATCCGGGCTTTCCTGACATACCTGAACGAACAGGGTTGGGTGGATTACAATCTTTCTTCACACATAAAGATAAAGAAACTGGCCTCCCGCAAATCTGCCTCCCGCGCCAGCCAGACCGTGGTTGAAAAAATACCCATGACCGCCAGCGGATACAAAAAGCTGGAAGATGAACTTAGCACGCTTAAGGTCAAACGGATTGATGTTATTGAAGAAATGCGTCTGGCCGCTATGGATAAAGATATGAGGGAAAATGCCCCTTACCATGCCGCCAAAGAACAGCGCGGACAGATAGAAGGGCGCATAAAAGAAATAGAACACGAACTGAAATACGCCGACGTCAGTGAGTATACAGACACCAACACTTCAAAAGTGAATATGGGCAGCACCGTAAAACTCCGTGACCCGAAAAACGGCGAATGCTGTACCTATACTCTGGTAAGCCCCAAAGAAATAGAACCCTTAAAAGGCAAAATATCAGCCTCTTCACCCATTGGCAAGGCTGTCTTTAACCGGAACAAGGGGGAACAGATAGAAATAGAAGTGCCTTCAGGCACTTTACAATATATAATAGAAGATATAAGCTTTTAA
- a CDS encoding NAD(P)/FAD-dependent oxidoreductase: MNKDILVIGAGPVGIYTAKCLAQRGYEVRLLEKRPEMAKQVCCTGLISTECAAKYGFESEHVQNIFSEAVVYSPNGQKLLLKRDTPQAIMLDRSGFQAGLLKQAINCGVQTNFGCQVNGLENTGNGIRITTKGGQTFFAKAAVLAAGYNTELSRAAGLGEIKHFAFGLQAESHISAPSGLELFTGNAISKAYFGWLSPIDDHTAKIGLLTQTNPHECWSGLHNVLHQRNLIPPGHIRYTCRQVPAGNLSASFGDRILAVGDFAGQLKPTTGGGIYFGLLCADLAISCLDKKIKTGNLSKAEMSEYEKGWKSLIGFELSAGRMLNRIYAGLNDYLIEQIFKKCAVNGMIDKMAAKSQLGFDWHGKAFAHLLKNPLDLIRS; encoded by the coding sequence GTGAATAAGGATATATTGGTAATAGGGGCAGGGCCGGTAGGGATATACACCGCCAAGTGTCTGGCTCAGCGCGGCTACGAAGTAAGGCTGCTGGAAAAAAGGCCGGAGATGGCAAAACAGGTTTGCTGTACGGGCTTAATCAGCACAGAGTGCGCCGCAAAATATGGCTTTGAGTCCGAACACGTACAAAATATATTTTCGGAAGCGGTTGTATATTCACCAAACGGGCAAAAGTTACTGCTCAAGCGGGATACACCCCAGGCCATAATGCTGGATAGGAGCGGATTTCAGGCTGGTTTACTAAAACAGGCCATAAACTGCGGGGTGCAGACAAATTTCGGCTGCCAGGTAAACGGACTTGAAAACACAGGTAATGGTATCCGCATAACCACCAAAGGAGGGCAAACTTTCTTTGCCAAAGCCGCTGTTCTGGCCGCAGGATATAATACTGAGCTCAGCCGGGCAGCCGGACTGGGAGAAATAAAGCACTTTGCCTTCGGCTTGCAGGCCGAAAGCCATATTTCCGCACCATCCGGCTTGGAGCTTTTTACCGGCAACGCCATATCCAAGGCCTATTTTGGCTGGCTAAGCCCCATAGATGACCATACCGCCAAAATAGGGCTGCTTACCCAAACAAACCCGCATGAATGCTGGTCTGGATTACATAATGTTTTGCATCAACGCAATTTGATACCCCCTGGCCATATCCGCTATACCTGCCGCCAGGTTCCGGCAGGCAATCTTTCGGCCAGCTTCGGAGACAGAATACTGGCAGTAGGTGATTTTGCCGGCCAGCTTAAACCCACTACAGGGGGAGGAATTTATTTCGGCCTGCTATGTGCCGATTTGGCAATATCCTGTCTGGATAAAAAAATAAAAACCGGTAACCTTTCCAAAGCCGAGATGTCCGAATATGAGAAAGGCTGGAAATCCCTTATCGGATTTGAACTATCCGCCGGCAGAATGCTCAACCGGATATATGCCGGGCTGAATGACTATTTGATTGAACAGATTTTTAAAAAATGTGCCGTAAATGGTATGATTGATAAGATGGCTGCAAAAAGTCAGCTGGGGTTTGACTGGCATGGCAAAGCCTTTGCCCACCTCTTAAAAAACCCGCTTGACCTTATCCGCAGCTAA
- a CDS encoding CPBP family intramembrane glutamic endopeptidase: MLSALIYLLLITAAELVTVVLHPLLGLGLYICLLFGIIVQVARTNRFHPDRLILALSLVALIRIISLAMPLGDIPQIWWYPVIYLPLLIGAVIVARILEYTFKDIGLSWGKIPVQILIGLTGIGLGFAEYAILKPDAIIDTLSWNSLILPATILLLTTGFVEELIFRGILQKAALESFGSKGIIYISLIFAVLHTGFLSIADIVFVFGVAVFFGYLVKKTGSILGVTLAHGITNTILFAVAPLLLG, encoded by the coding sequence ATGCTTAGCGCCCTCATTTACCTGTTATTAATCACCGCCGCCGAACTTGTCACCGTAGTCTTACACCCGCTTTTAGGTTTGGGCCTGTATATTTGTCTGCTATTTGGCATTATCGTACAGGTTGCCAGAACTAACCGCTTTCACCCAGACCGGCTTATTCTGGCACTTTCACTGGTAGCCTTGATACGGATAATCAGCCTGGCTATGCCCCTTGGGGATATACCGCAGATATGGTGGTATCCTGTTATTTACCTGCCATTACTTATAGGCGCGGTCATAGTGGCCAGAATACTGGAATATACTTTTAAAGATATCGGCCTCAGCTGGGGGAAAATACCGGTACAGATACTGATAGGCCTGACGGGGATAGGGCTGGGATTTGCCGAATATGCTATTTTGAAACCTGATGCCATTATAGATACTTTAAGCTGGAACAGCCTGATATTACCCGCCACAATACTTCTGCTCACCACAGGGTTTGTAGAGGAACTGATATTCAGAGGCATTTTACAGAAAGCAGCCCTGGAGTCATTCGGCTCAAAAGGTATTATTTATATAAGCCTGATATTTGCCGTGCTCCATACCGGATTTTTATCTATAGCAGATATAGTATTTGTATTCGGAGTGGCAGTTTTCTTCGGTTATCTGGTCAAAAAGACAGGCTCTATACTGGGAGTAACCCTGGCGCACGGGATAACAAATACTATACTCTTTGCGGTAGCGCCGCTGTTACTGGGCTAA
- a CDS encoding site-2 protease family protein, translating into MEQGINIGKLFGIQFRLHYGWFIIFGLVSVFLATQVFPDILESTSSLQLWVMGLATSLMFFASVIVHELAHSVVGRANGMQVKSITLFIFGGAANMSEEAETAGSEFKMALAGPASSLVLAGIFYVLYINLNGQSPELAVMNYWLAQINLILAVFNLIPGFPLDGGRILRAAFWQQTKDLTKSTRISTIAGQIFGYLFIAAGIFIVIRTQDWLSGVWLGLLGWYLSDTARTSFRQYTLQQFLKRVSPAEILDTGMPSAKSNQLWADFANRTDKSYILVEDENGLAGIINRHNLKNTDSLKSKPLAELYTPISQIPVIPPEENALDIARRMNEDDIEIVRLAGEDTQTGFITLDSFIAYVNKAADKGFTNA; encoded by the coding sequence ATGGAACAGGGCATAAATATAGGCAAGCTTTTCGGCATCCAGTTTCGCCTTCATTACGGCTGGTTCATAATTTTCGGGCTGGTGTCCGTATTTCTGGCAACCCAGGTATTTCCTGATATTCTGGAGAGTACTTCCAGCCTCCAGCTTTGGGTTATGGGGCTTGCCACCAGTTTGATGTTTTTTGCATCGGTAATTGTCCACGAACTTGCCCACAGTGTGGTCGGCAGGGCAAACGGAATGCAGGTAAAAAGCATAACCCTGTTTATATTCGGCGGGGCTGCCAATATGAGTGAAGAAGCGGAAACTGCCGGAAGCGAATTTAAAATGGCACTGGCCGGACCGGCTTCAAGTCTGGTACTGGCAGGAATATTTTATGTTCTGTATATAAACCTTAACGGACAAAGCCCTGAACTGGCCGTAATGAACTACTGGCTGGCTCAGATTAACCTGATACTGGCGGTATTTAACCTGATTCCCGGCTTCCCCCTGGACGGCGGGCGTATTCTCCGGGCAGCCTTCTGGCAGCAAACCAAAGACCTGACCAAATCCACCCGCATTTCAACCATAGCAGGCCAGATATTCGGTTATCTTTTTATAGCGGCCGGAATATTTATCGTAATCCGCACTCAGGACTGGCTGTCCGGTGTCTGGCTGGGACTGCTGGGCTGGTATTTATCTGATACCGCCCGCACCAGTTTCCGCCAGTATACCCTGCAGCAGTTCTTAAAGAGGGTATCTCCGGCTGAGATATTGGATACGGGTATGCCCAGTGCCAAATCCAATCAGCTTTGGGCTGACTTTGCAAACCGCACGGATAAATCATATATACTGGTTGAAGATGAAAACGGGCTGGCAGGTATAATAAACCGGCACAACCTGAAAAACACGGACAGTCTTAAATCCAAGCCCTTAGCTGAACTATATACTCCCATCAGCCAAATACCGGTCATACCGCCGGAGGAAAATGCTCTGGATATTGCCCGCCGCATGAATGAGGATGATATAGAGATAGTCAGGCTGGCAGGTGAAGACACTCAAACCGGTTTTATTACTCTGGACAGTTTCATAGCATATGTAAACAAAGCGGCGGACAAGGGCTTTACCAATGCTTAG
- the thiC gene encoding phosphomethylpyrimidine synthase ThiC: MTQLKQARKNIITPGMKAIAKIEGLPPEFICQGVADGNIVIPANKLRKNLKLCGIGKGLSTKVNANIGTSTDFGTVESEVEKLKMAEMAGADTIMDLSTGPKINSVRQSILKNTCLPLGTVPVYQAAVEAKDRYGAMVKMTADDLFSAIESQAKEGVDFVTVHCGVTRQVIDTFKGQGRLTDIVSRGGTFTAGWMVFHQAENPLYEHFDHLLDICREYDVTLSLGDGLRPGCIADATDRAQVAELLVLGELVKRAREAEVQVMVEGPGHVPLNQIEANIRLQKSVCEDAPFYVLGPLVTDIAPGYDHITGAIGGAVAAAAGADFLCYVTPAEHLSLPDVTDVRNGVIASRIAAHAADIVKGVNGAAERDRQMAIARKKLDWDSQLNLSLDPEHAKLTRDRFKTKGKACSMCGDFCAMELAEKHLGVSVSRC; encoded by the coding sequence ATGACCCAACTCAAGCAAGCCCGAAAAAACATCATCACTCCCGGAATGAAAGCTATAGCCAAAATTGAAGGACTACCGCCGGAGTTTATCTGCCAAGGTGTAGCTGACGGGAATATTGTCATACCGGCTAACAAACTCCGGAAAAACCTGAAACTGTGCGGCATAGGCAAGGGGCTTTCCACTAAGGTAAATGCCAACATAGGCACCTCCACAGACTTTGGTACGGTGGAAAGTGAGGTTGAAAAACTTAAAATGGCCGAAATGGCGGGTGCCGATACCATAATGGACCTCTCCACCGGCCCCAAGATAAATTCAGTCCGCCAGTCTATACTGAAAAATACCTGCCTTCCGCTGGGGACTGTGCCTGTCTATCAGGCAGCTGTGGAAGCCAAAGACCGTTACGGGGCTATGGTAAAGATGACAGCTGACGACCTGTTTAGCGCAATAGAATCCCAGGCCAAAGAAGGGGTAGATTTTGTAACCGTACATTGCGGGGTTACCCGCCAGGTTATAGATACGTTTAAAGGGCAGGGCAGGCTTACCGATATAGTTTCCCGCGGGGGTACTTTCACCGCCGGCTGGATGGTATTCCATCAGGCAGAAAACCCGCTTTATGAACATTTTGACCATCTGCTGGATATCTGCCGCGAATATGACGTTACTTTGAGCCTGGGAGACGGGCTGCGCCCCGGCTGTATTGCAGATGCAACAGACCGCGCCCAGGTAGCTGAACTGCTGGTGCTGGGTGAACTGGTAAAAAGAGCCAGAGAAGCCGAAGTGCAGGTCATGGTGGAAGGTCCCGGGCATGTGCCTTTGAACCAGATAGAGGCCAATATAAGATTGCAGAAATCCGTCTGCGAAGACGCCCCCTTTTATGTTCTTGGCCCGCTGGTGACAGATATTGCCCCCGGATATGACCATATTACCGGGGCTATCGGCGGGGCTGTAGCGGCAGCCGCCGGGGCTGATTTTCTGTGTTACGTTACCCCGGCTGAACATCTGTCTCTGCCGGATGTTACCGACGTAAGAAACGGGGTGATTGCCTCACGCATTGCCGCCCATGCCGCTGACATTGTAAAGGGGGTAAACGGGGCAGCAGAACGTGACCGGCAGATGGCCATTGCCCGTAAAAAACTGGACTGGGATAGCCAGCTTAATCTCTCACTTGACCCGGAACACGCCAAGCTTACCCGTGACCGCTTTAAAACCAAAGGCAAAGCCTGTAGTATGTGCGGAGACTTTTGCGCCATGGAACTGGCGGAAAAACATCTTGGCGTTTCGGTCTCGCGGTGCTAG
- the rsmG gene encoding 16S rRNA (guanine(527)-N(7))-methyltransferase RsmG, giving the protein MNKLICGLSSLGISLSSVQLEQFETYYRELVDYNSRVNLTAITGYEDIQLKHFLDSASLALAGIKGDEKLLDVGSGAGFPGLPLKIIFPGMKLGLLEATQKKARFLSEITAKLGLTGVEIISQRAEDAAQNPLYRQKYTLVTSRAVADMATLAELTLPFCAVGGRVVAPKKGDIEEEMDRAASAIKKMGGRVSEIIKVDLPGLQDGRKLVVLEKISNTLSQYPRRAGMPAKNPLI; this is encoded by the coding sequence ATGAATAAACTTATCTGCGGTCTATCCTCTTTGGGCATTTCGCTAAGTTCTGTCCAGCTTGAACAGTTTGAAACCTATTACCGTGAACTGGTGGACTATAACAGCCGGGTTAATCTGACGGCTATAACCGGATACGAAGATATTCAGTTAAAGCACTTTTTAGATTCGGCTTCGCTAGCACTGGCTGGTATTAAGGGTGATGAAAAACTGCTGGATGTAGGCAGCGGAGCCGGTTTCCCAGGTCTGCCGCTAAAGATAATTTTTCCAGGTATGAAGCTTGGTTTACTGGAAGCCACTCAGAAAAAGGCCCGCTTTTTAAGCGAAATTACTGCCAAACTGGGTTTAACCGGTGTTGAAATAATATCCCAAAGGGCGGAAGATGCCGCCCAAAACCCCCTTTACCGCCAGAAATATACTCTGGTCACCTCACGGGCAGTGGCGGATATGGCAACTCTCGCCGAACTGACTTTGCCGTTTTGTGCCGTAGGCGGGCGGGTTGTTGCCCCCAAAAAAGGTGACATAGAGGAAGAGATGGACAGGGCTGCCTCCGCCATTAAAAAGATGGGCGGGCGGGTGTCTGAAATAATAAAAGTGGATTTGCCGGGGCTGCAAGACGGCCGTAAACTGGTAGTACTGGAAAAAATATCAAATACCCTGTCCCAGTATCCCAGACGGGCGGGAATGCCGGCTAAAAATCCCCTTATTTAG